A stretch of the candidate division KSB1 bacterium genome encodes the following:
- a CDS encoding glycosyltransferase — MISIIVAVRNGRRHLRTCLKHLLRQTYPPERLEIILVDDHSTDGTDVFLRRAARRLPIRVLQSLTNSPFQSSKRAALAVGVENSHGEILLFTDIDCAPAPDWAQTMVSFFEEKTLLTAGFSPQTAASPLWNQLLLLDAAAAAFAAAGGIKRGRGVTCTGRNLAYRRSAYTAVGGFARLPNTLSGDDDFMLQRISGLPHGKVRYAFCRQAVVPAVGPPNLKAFLHQKTRHLSAGTAFPLRAKLVYAAFHAVNLILWTSALFVFVSPLYALPLVIKLVLDRRALQKFLDPFCLRAGLPAFFLWEILFVIYHLYCGVLARRQKLRW, encoded by the coding sequence ATGATTTCCATCATCGTTGCCGTACGAAACGGCAGACGACATCTGCGAACATGTCTCAAACACCTGCTGCGGCAGACCTACCCGCCTGAACGTCTCGAAATCATTCTGGTGGATGATCATTCCACCGACGGCACGGATGTTTTTCTTAGACGAGCGGCGCGACGGCTTCCGATTCGAGTTTTACAGTCTTTAACGAACTCTCCTTTTCAGAGTTCCAAGAGGGCGGCCTTGGCAGTAGGCGTCGAAAATTCGCATGGAGAGATCCTGCTTTTTACAGACATTGACTGCGCGCCGGCGCCTGATTGGGCTCAGACGATGGTGTCATTTTTTGAAGAAAAGACTTTATTGACGGCTGGCTTTTCCCCTCAAACAGCCGCATCGCCGTTATGGAATCAGCTTTTGCTCTTGGACGCGGCTGCGGCGGCCTTTGCCGCTGCCGGGGGTATCAAAAGGGGACGCGGAGTGACCTGTACCGGTAGAAATCTGGCTTATCGGCGATCAGCTTATACGGCGGTCGGCGGTTTTGCCCGCCTGCCGAACACGCTATCCGGAGATGATGATTTCATGCTGCAGCGCATCAGCGGACTGCCGCACGGCAAAGTTCGTTACGCATTTTGTCGGCAGGCCGTTGTTCCCGCGGTCGGGCCGCCGAATCTGAAAGCTTTTTTGCACCAAAAAACACGACATTTGTCGGCAGGTACGGCTTTTCCTTTGCGCGCCAAGCTTGTCTATGCCGCTTTTCACGCAGTGAATCTGATACTCTGGACTTCCGCCTTGTTTGTGTTTGTATCGCCGCTTTATGCGTTGCCGCTTGTGATCAAACTGGTGCTCGATCGCCGCGCCCTGCAGAAATTTCTCGATCCTTTTTGCTTACGGGCAGGTCTTCCCGCCTTTTTTCTTTGGGAGATTCTCTTTGTC